One genomic region from Nostoc sphaeroides encodes:
- a CDS encoding CopG family transcriptional regulator has protein sequence MNKKWAAKRLTINLTSSEAQKLEQYCSITGRPATDVIRELIRSLSTQEEKVSQIY, from the coding sequence ATGAATAAAAAATGGGCTGCTAAACGACTTACAATCAATCTCACATCAAGTGAGGCACAGAAGCTTGAGCAATATTGTTCAATCACGGGAAGACCAGCAACCGATGTGATTCGGGAGTTAATTCGCTCTCTTTCTACTCAAGAGGAAAAAGTGTCCCAAATTTACTAA
- a CDS encoding TldD/PmbA family protein, protein MPSPLADAQNLLSDLIARYSKRVDYLMIRLEEAEGTDILLRGDKVETLSVGISIGGHIRACYKGGWGLSCFNQLATIEDRIEEAIAAARMVGDEETLLAPIDPVQAVCILPLKGTDPRQIPLSQKKQLCDRYTELLKSVDSRITTTSVRYGDSAQKVIIATSEGTLIEQSWVDMEMRFAATARNGETVQTGRETTGSRKAYEDLTDLDEQVKSAAQRAIAALSLPPMKGNTYTVVIDPILTGLFVHEAFGHLSEADMAYENPDLLEVMTIGRRFGPEELQIFDGAAPEGHRGSYFYDDEGTPATTTQLIKDGVLVGRLHSRETAGKLEEAPTGNARCLNYHFTPIVRMTNTWIERGKTPVKDLFTDIKEGVYARNWLGGMTNGEMFTFSAGEAWMIRNGKIAEPVRDVTLSGNVFQTLADIEAIGDDFYWDESGGCGKGGQNGLSVGCGGPSLRIRDVVVGGET, encoded by the coding sequence ATGCCGAGTCCACTTGCTGACGCACAAAATTTACTTTCTGACCTGATCGCCCGCTACTCTAAGCGCGTAGATTATCTGATGATTCGCCTTGAAGAAGCAGAAGGGACTGATATCTTGTTGCGTGGCGACAAGGTAGAAACCCTAAGCGTTGGCATCTCCATTGGTGGACATATTCGCGCTTGTTATAAAGGTGGATGGGGTTTGAGCTGCTTTAACCAACTGGCGACAATCGAAGATCGCATAGAAGAAGCGATCGCTGCGGCGCGGATGGTTGGTGATGAAGAAACTTTACTTGCACCTATTGACCCAGTGCAGGCAGTATGCATTCTACCCCTAAAAGGTACTGATCCGCGACAAATTCCACTCTCGCAGAAAAAACAATTATGCGATCGCTATACTGAATTGCTCAAAAGCGTTGATTCCCGGATTACCACTACCTCGGTGCGTTACGGTGACAGCGCCCAAAAAGTGATCATAGCTACCTCAGAAGGGACTTTGATCGAGCAATCTTGGGTGGATATGGAAATGCGCTTTGCGGCTACCGCCAGAAATGGCGAAACCGTACAAACTGGACGGGAAACTACCGGCTCTCGCAAAGCTTATGAAGATTTAACTGATTTGGATGAACAGGTAAAAAGCGCTGCTCAAAGAGCGATCGCAGCTTTATCTCTGCCACCGATGAAAGGCAATACTTACACCGTAGTCATTGACCCAATTCTCACGGGTTTGTTTGTCCACGAAGCTTTTGGACATCTTTCTGAGGCCGATATGGCTTATGAAAACCCCGATCTGCTGGAAGTCATGACCATTGGACGCCGATTTGGCCCAGAAGAACTGCAAATTTTTGATGGTGCTGCTCCAGAGGGACATCGCGGTAGCTATTTTTATGATGATGAAGGCACGCCTGCTACTACTACTCAACTAATTAAAGATGGAGTTTTAGTTGGACGTTTACATTCTCGTGAAACCGCAGGCAAATTGGAAGAAGCGCCTACTGGGAACGCTCGGTGTCTCAACTATCACTTTACTCCGATTGTGCGGATGACAAATACCTGGATTGAACGGGGTAAAACACCAGTCAAAGATTTATTCACCGATATCAAAGAAGGAGTGTATGCCCGTAATTGGTTGGGTGGGATGACGAATGGGGAAATGTTCACCTTTAGTGCTGGGGAAGCGTGGATGATTAGAAACGGCAAAATTGCTGAACCTGTGCGGGATGTAACGCTTTCGGGAAATGTATTCCAAACTTTAGCGGATATTGAGGCAATTGGTGATGATTTTTACTGGGATGAATCTGGCGGTTGTGGTAAAGGAGGGCAAAACGGTTTGTCAGTAGGTTGTGGTGGCCCTAGTCTCCGAATTCGAGATGTAGTGGTTGGTGGGGAAACGTAA
- the rpsU gene encoding 30S ribosomal protein S21: protein MTQVFVGENEGIESALRRFKREVSKAGIFPDMRKHRHFETPLEKHKRKEVARHKQRKRNFRAN from the coding sequence ATGACCCAAGTATTTGTGGGCGAAAATGAAGGAATTGAGTCAGCCTTACGTCGATTTAAGAGGGAAGTTTCCAAAGCAGGTATTTTTCCAGACATGAGAAAGCATCGTCACTTTGAAACGCCTTTGGAAAAACACAAGCGCAAAGAAGTTGCAAGGCACAAACAACGTAAGAGAAATTTCCGTGCCAATTGA
- a CDS encoding helix-turn-helix domain-containing protein codes for MEKIAGHLNWTPQTVREVLHKWKNLGLEGLWELPGRGGKTKWKEEDIVFLEECLKKEPRTYNSPQLAKKLEREAPKRAVGLCKRWRSPP; via the coding sequence GTGGAAAAAATAGCGGGTCATTTAAATTGGACTCCACAGACAGTGAGAGAGGTTTTGCACAAATGGAAGAATCTTGGCCTAGAAGGGCTTTGGGAACTACCTGGTCGAGGGGGGAAGACTAAGTGGAAAGAAGAAGACATAGTGTTTTTGGAAGAGTGCCTTAAGAAAGAACCACGCACATACAACAGTCCTCAATTGGCTAAAAAATTAGAACGCGAAGCTCCGAAGAGAGCCGTTGGCCTGTGCAAGCGTTGGCGAAGCCCGCCGTAG
- a CDS encoding glutathione S-transferase family protein: MLELYQWELSQYSEKVRLILDFKGLDYRKIEVTPGIGQVELFRLTGQKQVPVLKDRNRYIADSTEIAKYLDLEYPDRPIIPQDPKKRGLTLLIEEWADESIGIKGRKALFAAISQDQNFRKSLLPTSTPDIFKSLVGGVPTDLLTVLGFGVGYSPDIIQSAIASLKQDLEAVTLLLADSPYLTGDEPTLADLAVASLSILLKFPSGPYLDLPASIRGKGLPIFSENIDYEPFFTWRDRLYAQFRKPLISTTPPTGSAPTSIQID, encoded by the coding sequence ATGCTGGAATTATACCAATGGGAACTATCTCAATACTCAGAGAAAGTGCGCCTAATTCTAGATTTTAAAGGACTAGATTACCGCAAAATAGAGGTTACACCTGGGATTGGACAGGTAGAACTATTCCGGCTGACTGGTCAGAAACAAGTCCCGGTATTAAAGGATCGTAATCGATATATTGCGGATTCTACGGAAATAGCTAAGTATTTAGACTTAGAGTATCCCGATCGCCCAATAATACCGCAAGATCCCAAAAAACGGGGTTTAACTTTATTAATAGAAGAATGGGCGGATGAGTCTATAGGCATCAAAGGTCGCAAAGCACTATTTGCAGCCATAAGTCAAGATCAAAATTTCCGCAAGTCTTTATTACCCACCTCAACACCAGATATATTTAAAAGTCTGGTTGGAGGAGTACCCACTGACTTACTGACAGTGCTAGGTTTTGGCGTAGGTTATAGTCCAGATATTATCCAGTCAGCGATCGCATCTTTAAAACAAGACTTGGAAGCGGTAACGTTATTATTGGCAGATAGTCCTTATTTAACTGGAGATGAGCCAACTTTAGCCGACTTGGCAGTAGCTAGCTTATCGATATTGCTCAAGTTCCCCTCTGGGCCCTATCTAGATTTACCAGCTTCTATTAGAGGTAAAGGATTACCAATCTTTTCCGAGAATATAGATTATGAACCATTCTTTACCTGGCGCGATCGCCTTTACGCCCAATTCCGCAAACCATTAATCAGTACCACTCCACCAACGGGAAGTGCGCCAACTTCGATTCAGATTGACTAG
- a CDS encoding ATP-binding protein, with the protein MNSEQPLGSVIQGSLTEGLEVRLHPDISVEDMRVGKFLIVQGMRSRFFCMLTDVALGAANARIIANPPSWEDTFLRDVLAGSGTYGTINLAPMLMFTPETEESFSPTNGKSTNPFLRSVTGLASFVPQTSTTMELLPVKTIPSHFSQVYDASVDDFRRVFGWEDDPQRRNFSIGKPLDMDVPVCIDLNRFVERSNGVFGKSGTGKSFLTRLLLAGVIRKNAAVNLIFDMHSEYGWEAVAEGKNVNTVKGLKQLFPSKVEVYTLDPESTKRRGVRDAQELYLSYEQIEVEDIKLCSRDLGLSDAALDNANILYSEYRKSWIVQLLNMTNEEIEMFCEEKRGHKGSIMALQRKLMRMDNLKYMRAVCPQNYIDKIVQCLEAGKNVVIEFGSQSNMLSYMLVTNMITRRIHEHYVKKADRFLQSKNPCDRPTPLMITIEEAHRFLDPAIVQSTIFGTIARELRKYFVTLLVVDQRPSGIDNEVMSQIGTRITALLNDEKDIDAIFTGVSGGGGLRSVLAKLDSKQQALILGHAVPMPVVVRTRPYDATFYNEIGEPAWEEKPDAEVFAAAELAKADLGF; encoded by the coding sequence ATGAATTCAGAACAGCCATTAGGTTCGGTTATTCAAGGTTCTCTAACTGAAGGCTTAGAAGTACGATTGCATCCTGACATTTCTGTAGAAGATATGCGGGTGGGTAAGTTTCTCATTGTGCAAGGGATGCGATCGCGCTTTTTCTGTATGCTGACAGATGTAGCATTAGGAGCTGCTAATGCCCGAATTATTGCTAATCCCCCTAGTTGGGAAGACACTTTTTTACGAGATGTTTTAGCCGGAAGTGGTACTTATGGTACTATCAACCTCGCGCCGATGTTGATGTTCACTCCCGAAACTGAAGAATCTTTTTCCCCAACAAATGGCAAATCGACAAATCCCTTTCTCCGATCGGTGACGGGTTTGGCCTCATTTGTGCCACAAACCAGTACTACAATGGAATTGTTGCCTGTTAAAACTATTCCTAGCCACTTTAGCCAAGTTTACGATGCCAGTGTTGACGATTTTCGCCGGGTATTTGGTTGGGAAGATGACCCCCAAAGGCGTAATTTTTCCATTGGGAAACCTTTGGATATGGATGTGCCCGTTTGCATCGATTTAAACCGCTTCGTGGAACGGAGTAATGGGGTTTTTGGCAAATCTGGTACTGGTAAATCCTTTCTGACACGGTTACTTTTAGCTGGTGTTATCCGTAAAAATGCAGCAGTAAATTTGATTTTTGATATGCACTCTGAGTATGGCTGGGAAGCCGTTGCAGAAGGGAAGAATGTAAATACTGTTAAGGGTTTAAAGCAATTATTTCCCAGCAAGGTAGAAGTTTACACCCTCGACCCGGAATCGACAAAGCGCCGGGGTGTGCGTGATGCTCAAGAACTTTATTTGAGTTATGAGCAAATTGAAGTTGAAGATATTAAGTTATGTAGCCGAGATTTAGGACTCTCTGACGCAGCCCTGGATAACGCCAATATTCTATATAGCGAGTATCGCAAGTCTTGGATTGTGCAGTTGCTGAATATGACTAACGAAGAAATCGAGATGTTCTGCGAGGAGAAGCGGGGACACAAAGGCTCGATTATGGCGTTACAGCGCAAACTGATGCGTATGGATAATTTAAAGTATATGCGGGCGGTTTGTCCCCAGAATTACATTGATAAAATTGTGCAATGTCTGGAAGCTGGGAAGAATGTTGTGATAGAATTTGGTTCCCAGTCTAATATGCTCTCTTATATGTTGGTGACGAATATGATCACCCGACGTATTCATGAGCATTACGTCAAAAAAGCTGATAGATTCCTGCAAAGCAAAAATCCTTGCGATCGCCCCACGCCATTGATGATTACTATTGAAGAGGCGCACCGTTTCCTTGACCCGGCTATCGTACAAAGTACTATCTTTGGGACTATCGCCAGGGAACTGCGAAAGTATTTCGTCACACTTTTGGTAGTTGATCAACGTCCATCGGGTATTGATAATGAAGTCATGTCCCAGATTGGAACTCGAATTACCGCTTTGCTTAATGACGAAAAAGACATTGACGCGATTTTTACAGGTGTATCTGGTGGTGGCGGACTGCGATCGGTATTGGCAAAGTTAGACTCTAAGCAACAAGCTTTAATTTTGGGTCATGCTGTTCCTATGCCAGTAGTAGTACGTACCCGCCCTTACGACGCAACTTTTTACAACGAAATTGGTGAACCAGCCTGGGAAGAAAAACCTGACGCAGAAGTATTCGCTGCTGCTGAACTAGCCAAAGCTGACTTGGGATTCTAG
- a CDS encoding RNA recognition motif domain-containing protein: MSIYVGNLSYEVTQEDLTSVFAEHGSVKRVQLPTDRETGRPRGFAFVEMGTEAEETAAIEALDGAEWMGRDLKVNKAKPKEDRSGSFGGGGGDRRGGGGGGYNRGRY, translated from the coding sequence ATGTCAATTTATGTAGGTAATCTATCCTACGAGGTCACACAAGAAGACCTCACATCCGTTTTTGCTGAACATGGTTCTGTAAAACGCGTTCAGTTGCCTACTGACCGTGAAACAGGCCGTCCACGGGGCTTTGCTTTCGTAGAGATGGGTACAGAAGCTGAAGAAACAGCTGCCATTGAAGCTCTTGATGGTGCTGAGTGGATGGGACGCGATCTCAAAGTGAACAAGGCTAAACCCAAGGAAGACAGAAGTGGTTCCTTTGGTGGTGGTGGTGGCGATCGTCGCGGCGGCGGCGGTGGTGGATACAACCGAGGACGCTACTAA